A genomic region of Rhodothermus sp. contains the following coding sequences:
- a CDS encoding molybdenum cofactor biosynthesis protein MoaE, which produces MEFRSPTVWLWLLSEKLPVTEAVSFLQTPEAGGLALFMGTTRQWTDSRETLSLFYEAYEPMALAEMGHLSDEALRRWPVRRLCLWHRLGNVPPGEISVLIGVATPHRAEAFEACRFLIDTLKRQVPIWKRETLSDGKTVWVEEGIPEEKPR; this is translated from the coding sequence ATGGAATTTCGTTCGCCTACAGTCTGGCTCTGGCTTCTTTCTGAGAAGCTTCCTGTAACCGAGGCGGTCTCGTTTCTTCAGACTCCAGAAGCTGGCGGACTGGCGCTGTTTATGGGAACCACCCGCCAGTGGACAGACAGCCGCGAAACCCTCTCGCTTTTTTACGAAGCCTACGAGCCAATGGCTCTAGCCGAAATGGGGCACCTTTCGGACGAAGCGCTACGCCGCTGGCCAGTACGCCGGCTCTGTCTCTGGCACCGGCTCGGCAACGTTCCACCTGGCGAAATCAGCGTACTGATTGGTGTGGCTACCCCTCACCGCGCTGAAGCGTTCGAAGCCTGTCGCTTTTTAATCGACACGCTGAAACGCCAGGTGCCTATCTGGAAGCGCGAGACGCTCTCCGATGGAAAGACCGTCTGGGTCGAAGAAGGCATTCCTGAGGAAAAACCTCGCTAA
- a CDS encoding nitrilase-related carbon-nitrogen hydrolase, translating to MRVAYLQYNPVYLEVAHNLARVETLLKGVDADLIVLPELFASGYFFRSSDDLAAVAEPIPEGPTIRWMLDWCRRKQTVLVGGLPEHHNGRFFNTAVVVGPDGLIGSYRKVHLFYEEKLHFNPGDLGFRVFDVPDPNGQSYRLGVMICFDWYFPEAARTLALQGADIIAHPSNLVRPDCPRAMPIRALENHVFTVTANRYGTESNGRETLKFIGQSLICDPAGHILKAAPPEGDQVGIVEIDPRKARNRRITSYNDLFEDRRPAFYRLS from the coding sequence ATGCGCGTTGCTTATCTTCAATACAATCCGGTCTATCTTGAGGTCGCACACAACCTTGCCCGCGTTGAAACACTTCTCAAAGGAGTCGACGCGGATCTGATCGTCCTGCCTGAGCTTTTTGCCAGTGGTTATTTTTTTAGATCATCCGATGATCTGGCAGCCGTGGCCGAACCCATCCCAGAAGGCCCAACCATCCGTTGGATGCTCGACTGGTGCCGTCGAAAGCAAACGGTGCTGGTGGGTGGACTGCCCGAACACCATAACGGCCGCTTCTTCAACACTGCTGTTGTGGTAGGTCCTGATGGACTGATCGGCTCCTATCGCAAAGTGCACCTGTTTTACGAAGAAAAACTACACTTCAACCCGGGCGATCTGGGCTTTCGGGTCTTCGATGTACCCGATCCAAACGGTCAATCCTACCGGTTAGGCGTTATGATCTGCTTTGACTGGTACTTTCCAGAGGCAGCACGAACGTTGGCCCTGCAGGGGGCCGACATCATCGCACATCCTTCCAATCTGGTTCGCCCGGACTGCCCCCGCGCCATGCCCATTCGCGCGCTGGAAAACCACGTCTTTACAGTCACTGCCAATCGCTACGGCACAGAATCGAATGGCCGGGAAACCCTAAAGTTCATTGGCCAGAGCCTGATCTGTGACCCTGCCGGACACATCCTGAAAGCAGCGCCTCCTGAAGGCGATCAGGTAGGTATTGTTGAGATCGACCCCCGAAAAGCGCGCAACCGACGCATTACGTCTTACAATGACCTATTCGAAGATCGACGCCCGGCCTTTTATCGACTAAGCTGA